The following proteins come from a genomic window of Gimesia chilikensis:
- a CDS encoding nitrilase family protein, which yields MRDIRIAAVQFEHRNGDKAYNLQRIRELAQQAVDQGAEIVSFHECCIPAYTFVQSFSKEELLALAEPVPSGPSTQELMSISREVGVPILAGLFEEDQGDVYNTYVCVDGDELVARYRKLHAFVNSHLSSGSEYAVFDLRGCRCGILICYDNNLIENVRMTAMLGAEIIFMPHVTCCLPSVMPGRGLVDPKLWENRERDPVRLRQEFQGPKGKGWLMRWLPARSYDNGVYAIFTNPVGMDDQEVKPGLSMILDPFGEIIAECTNLGDDIAIALCTEEKLSQASGRRYIRARRPDLYGKLVEPPAEPPVTQPGWELKPSS from the coding sequence ATGAGAGACATCAGGATCGCTGCCGTCCAGTTTGAACATCGTAACGGAGACAAGGCATATAATCTGCAGCGAATCCGTGAGCTGGCTCAACAGGCGGTCGACCAGGGGGCTGAGATTGTCAGCTTTCATGAATGTTGTATCCCCGCTTACACATTCGTGCAATCGTTCTCCAAAGAAGAACTGCTGGCGCTGGCTGAACCGGTGCCTTCCGGACCGAGTACACAGGAACTGATGTCAATCTCCCGGGAAGTCGGCGTGCCCATTCTGGCCGGCCTGTTCGAAGAGGATCAGGGGGACGTGTATAACACGTACGTCTGTGTTGATGGGGATGAACTGGTGGCCCGCTATCGCAAGCTGCATGCGTTTGTGAATTCGCATCTCTCTTCCGGCAGTGAATACGCGGTCTTCGATCTACGGGGGTGTCGTTGTGGGATCTTGATCTGCTACGACAACAACCTGATCGAAAACGTGCGGATGACAGCCATGCTGGGTGCCGAGATCATCTTTATGCCGCATGTGACCTGTTGCCTCCCATCGGTGATGCCCGGGCGGGGGCTCGTGGATCCGAAACTGTGGGAGAACCGGGAACGCGATCCGGTACGGCTGCGACAGGAATTTCAGGGGCCCAAGGGGAAAGGCTGGCTGATGCGCTGGCTGCCCGCGCGGTCTTATGACAACGGCGTGTATGCGATCTTCACGAACCCGGTCGGCATGGATGACCAGGAAGTCAAGCCGGGCCTTTCGATGATTCTCGATCCGTTTGGAGAGATCATCGCCGAGTGTACGAACCTCGGAGATGACATCGCGATCGCGTTGTGCACCGAGGAAAAACTGTCGCAGGCCAGTGGGCGACGTTACATCCGCGCCCGGCGTCCCGATCTGTACGGCAAGCTCGTGGAGCCTCCTGCGGAACCTCCCGTGACACAACCGGGGTGGGAGTTGAAGCCCTCCAGTTGA
- the queC gene encoding 7-cyano-7-deazaguanine synthase QueC has protein sequence MSSAAPRAVVLVSGGLDSATTLAIAADAGFELYALSFDYGQRHRHELDAAKKVCQAFDAQHFVTFPLDLRVFGGSALTADIEVPKDRSDDDLEAGIPITYVPARNTVFLSLALAWAETLNAFDLFIGVNAVDYSGYPDCRPEFIESFEKMANLATKSGVEHGGTWKVHTPLISLTKAEIIQKGMELGVDYGLTHSCYDPLPDGTPCGHCDSCQLRAKGFAEAGFDDPALKK, from the coding sequence ATGTCATCCGCTGCCCCCCGCGCCGTTGTGCTCGTCAGTGGCGGTCTCGATTCCGCGACCACGCTGGCCATCGCCGCCGATGCCGGTTTTGAACTGTATGCTCTCTCCTTCGACTACGGACAGCGGCACCGTCACGAGCTGGACGCCGCGAAAAAAGTCTGTCAGGCTTTCGATGCACAACACTTCGTCACTTTCCCGCTGGATCTGCGTGTCTTCGGTGGCTCGGCACTCACCGCCGACATCGAAGTCCCCAAGGACCGCTCGGATGATGACCTGGAAGCCGGCATCCCCATCACCTACGTCCCGGCCCGGAATACGGTATTCCTCTCGCTGGCACTCGCCTGGGCCGAAACATTGAATGCTTTCGACTTGTTCATCGGCGTGAATGCCGTCGATTACAGCGGCTATCCCGACTGCCGCCCCGAGTTCATCGAGTCGTTCGAGAAAATGGCCAACCTCGCCACCAAATCGGGAGTGGAACACGGCGGGACCTGGAAGGTGCATACGCCATTGATTTCACTCACCAAAGCGGAGATCATCCAAAAAGGGATGGAACTCGGCGTCGATTACGGCCTAACCCACAGCTGCTACGACCCGCTGCCCGATGGCACGCCCTGCGGTCACTGTGACTCCTGCCAGCTCCGCGCCAAAGGTTTCGCGGAAGCCGGCTTTGATGATCCGGCCCTGAAAAAATAA
- the argH gene encoding argininosuccinate lyase gives MAAKAWGGRFQQQTDARVEAFTESISFDSRLAAVDIQGSQAHAQMLAKVGLITVDESRQIVETLDQIGAEIADGKFEFRFELEDIHMHIESALIERIGDIGRKLHTGRSRNDQVSTDLKLYTRGAIERVDSLLKDLQVAFVERCERDADQVLPGFTHLQRAQPVKAAHYWLAYCEKFDRDRQRLADCLTRVNVSPLGGAALAGSSLPIDRHFTAELLEFTDVARNSLDISSDRDYLAEFCFCMAMIATHLSNWAEEWIAWFSTEFGFIKLPDAFTTGSSIMPQKRNPDVLELIRGKSARPIADVQQTLVLLKGLPMAYNRDMQEDKLAMFDAYDTVAACLELAAAMVEGAELQVETINAKLEDGFLDATALMEYLIKKGTPMRTGHGIVGKLVSLCESRSIRLADLSLEELQQACPDIEEDIYQVLGARNAMAALCSFGSGGEKPVQEQTAYWKEKLGL, from the coding sequence GTGGCCGCAAAAGCCTGGGGAGGACGATTTCAACAGCAGACCGATGCCCGCGTTGAAGCGTTTACGGAATCAATCAGTTTTGACAGTCGGCTGGCGGCTGTTGATATCCAGGGCTCGCAGGCACACGCCCAGATGCTGGCCAAAGTGGGACTGATCACGGTTGACGAAAGCCGGCAGATCGTGGAAACGCTGGATCAGATCGGTGCCGAGATCGCTGACGGGAAATTCGAATTCCGTTTTGAACTCGAAGACATCCACATGCACATCGAAAGTGCGTTGATCGAACGGATCGGCGACATCGGTCGCAAACTGCACACTGGCCGCAGCCGGAACGACCAGGTATCGACCGACCTCAAGCTTTATACCCGGGGTGCCATCGAACGGGTTGACAGCCTGCTCAAGGATCTGCAGGTGGCGTTCGTCGAGCGTTGTGAGCGTGACGCCGATCAGGTGCTGCCCGGCTTTACTCACCTGCAGCGGGCACAGCCGGTCAAAGCCGCTCATTACTGGCTCGCTTACTGCGAGAAGTTCGACCGGGATCGTCAGCGACTGGCCGACTGTCTTACCCGTGTGAATGTTTCTCCGCTGGGCGGGGCGGCACTGGCGGGAAGCTCGTTGCCAATTGACCGGCACTTTACTGCGGAACTGCTGGAATTCACTGACGTAGCCCGGAACAGTCTGGATATCTCGAGTGACCGCGACTACCTGGCTGAATTCTGTTTCTGCATGGCGATGATCGCCACACACCTGAGTAACTGGGCCGAAGAATGGATCGCCTGGTTCTCGACTGAGTTCGGCTTCATCAAGCTGCCCGATGCCTTCACCACGGGGTCGTCCATCATGCCACAGAAGCGGAACCCGGATGTGCTGGAACTGATCCGCGGTAAGTCGGCCCGACCGATTGCCGATGTGCAGCAGACACTGGTGCTGTTAAAGGGTCTGCCGATGGCCTACAACCGGGACATGCAGGAAGACAAGCTGGCAATGTTCGACGCTTACGACACAGTCGCCGCCTGTCTGGAGCTGGCGGCTGCGATGGTCGAAGGGGCGGAACTGCAGGTCGAGACGATCAACGCCAAGCTGGAAGACGGCTTCCTCGATGCGACTGCCCTGATGGAGTACCTGATCAAAAAAGGAACGCCGATGCGGACCGGGCACGGGATCGTCGGGAAACTGGTGTCGCTGTGTGAATCGCGGAGTATCCGGCTGGCAGATTTGTCTCTGGAAGAACTGCAGCAGGCGTGTCCCGATATCGAAGAGGATATCTACCAGGTGCTGGGCGCCCGGAACGCGATGGCGGCACTCTGCAGCTTTGGTTCGGGGGGCGAAAAGCCGGTACAGGAGCAGACCGCTTACTGGAAAGAGAAGCTCGGTCTCTAA
- a CDS encoding leucyl aminopeptidase — MATQLTNDALSAIEADWLIIPLAEAAPLPAEVSKLDEAIGGQISRLIEAEDFTGKLASTATLLGLSGIKTPRILLAGLGPAKDLSLAALEKSLMTAARAISIKKEIRAAVLLPEVSESSLSAAQIARQISTAMTVGSVGQDLYRAEPGRFPFQEVSIAGADSAEVQQAITEGSILGEAVNLAREVVNRPAGDIFPVSFADKVLEVAKECGLEAEILDEKQLADEKMGSMLAVAQGSDQPPRLAILKHQGGAASAPTLALVGKGVTFDSGGLSLKPSDGMKTMKCDMGGAAAVLGAMTAIARLKLPVNVVGYMGLVENMVNGSSYKLGDVLTARNGKTIEVLNTDAEGRLVLADVLTLAVDRGASNLIDLATLTGACVVALGEDVTGVFSNTPAWSQAVQDAAKTTGESVWEMPMFPEFGEQLKSDVADLKNVGLRWGGAITAAKFLENFVSETPWVHLDIAGPAFASANLPHREGGATGCMVRTLVEVAREYKG, encoded by the coding sequence ATGGCGACACAATTGACGAATGACGCACTCTCCGCAATCGAAGCAGACTGGCTGATTATTCCCCTGGCCGAGGCAGCCCCGCTCCCCGCTGAGGTTTCAAAACTGGACGAAGCGATCGGTGGCCAGATCAGCCGCCTGATCGAAGCTGAAGACTTCACCGGCAAACTGGCGTCGACCGCCACCCTGCTCGGATTAAGCGGCATCAAAACCCCACGCATCCTGCTGGCGGGACTGGGCCCCGCAAAAGACCTCTCGCTGGCAGCGCTGGAAAAATCCCTGATGACCGCCGCCCGTGCCATCTCAATTAAAAAAGAGATCCGCGCCGCGGTCCTGCTCCCCGAAGTGTCAGAAAGCTCACTCTCTGCAGCCCAGATCGCCCGTCAGATCAGCACCGCCATGACCGTCGGTTCGGTGGGACAGGACCTGTACCGGGCCGAACCCGGCCGCTTCCCCTTCCAGGAAGTGTCGATCGCGGGCGCAGACTCTGCTGAAGTTCAGCAGGCGATCACAGAGGGATCGATCCTGGGCGAAGCCGTTAACCTGGCACGCGAAGTGGTCAACCGTCCCGCCGGCGATATCTTTCCGGTCAGCTTTGCCGACAAGGTTTTGGAAGTCGCGAAGGAATGTGGCCTGGAAGCAGAGATCCTCGACGAAAAACAACTGGCAGATGAAAAGATGGGCTCCATGCTGGCCGTCGCCCAGGGCAGTGATCAGCCTCCCCGCCTGGCGATTCTGAAACATCAGGGCGGCGCTGCCTCCGCTCCTACGCTGGCCCTGGTCGGCAAAGGGGTGACCTTCGACAGCGGCGGACTTTCACTCAAGCCCAGTGACGGCATGAAGACCATGAAATGCGACATGGGTGGTGCAGCCGCGGTCCTCGGCGCGATGACGGCGATTGCCCGCCTCAAGCTGCCCGTGAATGTCGTGGGCTACATGGGACTCGTGGAAAACATGGTCAATGGATCGTCTTACAAACTGGGTGACGTCCTCACAGCCCGGAACGGCAAGACCATTGAAGTTCTCAACACCGATGCCGAAGGACGCCTGGTTCTGGCCGACGTCCTCACGCTGGCTGTCGACCGCGGGGCCTCGAATCTGATCGATCTCGCCACCCTGACCGGAGCCTGTGTCGTCGCCCTGGGTGAAGATGTAACCGGCGTCTTCTCTAACACCCCGGCCTGGTCTCAGGCGGTTCAGGACGCCGCCAAAACCACCGGTGAATCGGTCTGGGAAATGCCCATGTTCCCCGAGTTTGGCGAGCAGCTGAAAAGCGACGTTGCAGACCTGAAAAACGTCGGTCTTCGCTGGGGTGGTGCCATCACCGCCGCCAAGTTCCTGGAAAACTTCGTCAGCGAAACCCCGTGGGTCCACCTCGATATCGCAGGCCCGGCTTTCGCTTCAGCCAATCTGCCTCACCGTGAAGGTGGCGCTACCGGCTGCATGGTTCGCACCCTGGTAGAAGTTGCCCGCGAGTACAAAGGCTAA
- a CDS encoding DUF1501 domain-containing protein, producing MTEMTTGGMCAPHLLNRRQAMQIGVGLFGLNLPQLLQAKQSDGKESGKQDISCIFIFLAGGPSHFETFDPKPDAPAEIRGPWKPIDTNVPGIQICEKLPLLAQRMDKVALIRSWQGKSGSHSTGSQHVASGFKPTGKQYFPNFGCLVSALYGSRVPGVPPHLGLPVAARYTDPPGYLGTAFSAFDLKGDPSKPEMELGGLNLSQVRFENRLEMLSQLENLSRLQEIQNSQFESVDKFTDEAIAMLTSGAMQKAVNLEEEPIQTRERYGDNIYGRRVLLARRLVEAGARFVTINQAVQGGLFGNAKTNGTWDNHGWLFDSMMTFSKPPADLPKGKRWHSYAGPGNVPQLDMSLSALLDDLDERGLLDTTLVVAMGEFGRTPKINATAGRDHYPNAGSVLMAGGPVQRGTVIGATDRNGSLPSTRPWRPEDFATSIYHALGIDAHQTYFPRLARPTPVAAGELIEGLF from the coding sequence ATGACTGAAATGACTACGGGTGGCATGTGTGCGCCACACCTGCTGAATCGACGACAGGCGATGCAGATCGGCGTCGGTCTGTTCGGCCTGAATCTGCCGCAGTTACTCCAGGCGAAACAGTCCGACGGCAAAGAATCGGGTAAGCAGGACATCTCCTGTATCTTCATCTTCCTGGCAGGTGGTCCGAGTCATTTTGAGACCTTTGATCCCAAGCCCGATGCCCCCGCCGAAATCCGTGGCCCGTGGAAACCGATCGACACCAACGTACCCGGCATTCAAATCTGTGAGAAGCTCCCCCTGTTGGCGCAACGGATGGACAAGGTCGCGCTGATCCGTTCCTGGCAGGGAAAGAGCGGCTCACACAGCACCGGCTCTCAGCATGTCGCCAGTGGATTCAAACCGACGGGCAAACAGTATTTCCCCAACTTTGGTTGTCTGGTTTCGGCCCTGTACGGCAGCCGCGTTCCCGGCGTCCCACCCCATCTGGGCCTGCCGGTCGCCGCCCGATATACCGATCCTCCCGGCTACCTGGGCACCGCTTTTTCCGCCTTCGATCTCAAAGGGGATCCCAGCAAACCGGAAATGGAACTGGGGGGCCTGAACCTGTCACAGGTCCGTTTCGAAAACCGCCTGGAAATGCTCTCGCAGCTGGAAAACCTGAGTCGCCTGCAGGAGATTCAGAACTCGCAGTTCGAATCGGTCGACAAATTCACCGACGAAGCCATCGCCATGCTGACCAGCGGCGCAATGCAGAAAGCAGTGAACCTCGAAGAAGAACCGATACAGACCCGCGAGCGCTACGGCGATAACATTTACGGGCGACGCGTCCTGCTGGCCCGGCGCCTGGTGGAAGCGGGAGCCCGCTTCGTAACGATCAACCAGGCCGTCCAGGGCGGCCTGTTCGGCAATGCCAAAACCAATGGCACCTGGGATAACCACGGCTGGCTCTTCGATTCGATGATGACCTTCTCCAAACCGCCCGCAGACCTGCCCAAAGGCAAACGCTGGCACAGCTATGCCGGCCCCGGAAACGTTCCTCAACTGGACATGTCGCTCTCTGCTCTGCTGGACGACCTGGATGAGCGGGGACTACTCGACACAACTCTGGTTGTCGCGATGGGTGAATTCGGACGCACACCGAAAATCAACGCCACCGCTGGCCGCGATCACTATCCCAATGCAGGTAGTGTCCTCATGGCAGGCGGACCGGTGCAACGAGGAACAGTGATTGGAGCCACCGACCGCAATGGAAGTCTGCCCAGCACGCGTCCCTGGCGTCCCGAGGACTTTGCCACCTCCATTTATCACGCGCTGGGCATCGACGCCCACCAGACCTATTTCCCCCGGCTCGCCCGCCCCACGCCAGTCGCTGCTGGTGAACTGATCGAAGGCCTGTTCTAA